From Weissella confusa, a single genomic window includes:
- the aroA gene encoding 3-phosphoshikimate 1-carboxyvinyltransferase, with protein sequence MTNRQLKTAATGINGQLTVPGDKSISHRAVMLGSIATGETTIYGLLDSDDVRNTLGAMQQLGVTVDWYDDRVVVHGRPLTTLTEPEEPLDMGNSGTSTRLLMGLLANQPFPMTFVGDASLSTRPLARVIDPLTKMGARFVSTNHRLPVTTMPGFGLHGIHYRLPVASAQVKSALILAGLQAEGETVITEPLATRDHTERMLQKFGVAVTRDGQDIIVTPNTTLTGTTINVPGDISSAAFWIVAALLVPNSELRLTGVGINPTRDGILRLLRRMGAVIELDNVISEGEPTADLIVRTQALQATAITSEDIPTAVDEIPMLVLAATQALGDTLITGAQELHVKETDRIATVTTQLNKLGANIEAREDGFLVHGGTPLHVEEATVVDSSGDHRIGMMLAIAALLTDGEVALANADSVSVSYPSFFADLERLVEA encoded by the coding sequence ATGACTAACCGACAATTAAAAACTGCAGCAACCGGCATTAATGGCCAGTTAACGGTACCGGGGGACAAGAGTATTTCACACCGTGCGGTTATGTTGGGGAGTATTGCAACTGGGGAGACGACGATTTACGGACTGCTCGATTCGGATGATGTCCGAAATACATTGGGCGCCATGCAGCAGTTGGGGGTAACCGTCGATTGGTATGATGACCGTGTCGTTGTGCACGGCCGACCACTTACGACGTTGACGGAGCCCGAGGAACCGCTTGATATGGGGAATTCTGGTACTAGTACGCGCTTGTTGATGGGATTGTTGGCGAATCAGCCATTCCCGATGACGTTTGTTGGGGATGCTAGTTTGAGCACTCGTCCATTGGCGCGCGTGATTGATCCATTGACGAAAATGGGGGCCCGTTTTGTGTCGACGAATCACCGTTTGCCGGTGACGACGATGCCTGGCTTTGGCTTGCATGGGATTCACTACCGTTTGCCAGTGGCATCTGCGCAAGTGAAGAGTGCTTTGATTTTAGCTGGCTTGCAAGCTGAAGGCGAAACGGTGATTACCGAACCGTTGGCGACGCGTGACCACACTGAACGGATGTTGCAAAAGTTTGGCGTAGCAGTTACCCGTGATGGCCAAGATATTATCGTGACGCCGAACACAACTTTGACTGGGACAACGATTAACGTGCCTGGTGATATTTCATCGGCTGCGTTTTGGATTGTGGCCGCATTGTTGGTGCCAAATAGTGAGTTGCGCTTGACCGGCGTCGGGATTAACCCAACGCGTGACGGCATTTTACGTTTGTTGCGTCGCATGGGTGCAGTGATTGAACTGGATAATGTGATTTCAGAAGGTGAACCAACCGCGGATTTGATTGTTCGTACACAAGCCTTGCAAGCGACAGCCATTACGTCAGAAGATATTCCGACAGCGGTCGATGAAATTCCGATGCTGGTGTTGGCGGCGACGCAAGCGCTTGGCGACACCTTGATTACAGGTGCCCAGGAACTTCACGTGAAAGAAACGGATCGCATTGCGACGGTGACCACGCAACTCAATAAGTTAGGGGCGAACATCGAGGCTCGCGAAGATGGGTTCTTGGTGCACGGTGGTACGCCGTTGCATGTTGAAGAGGCAACGGTGGTTGATTCATCAGGCGATCACCGAATTGGGATGATGCTGGCGATTGCGGCCTTGTTGACGGATGGTGAAGTTGCTTTGGCAAACGCTGATTCAGTCAGCGTGTCATATCCAAGCTTCTTTGCGGACCTAGAAAGATTGGTGGAAG